In Leptospira perdikensis, the genomic window TCCAGTTTAAATTGAATTGAAAGTTATTGGTTTCTACTCCAATGGGTGTTCTCATCCATACATCTTCCAATCGAAACTTACTTGAATTAAAACTTTCTGACCAAGGAACGTATTTGATATCAAAGTCGATCAGAAATCGATCGGTTCTGTATGATATTCCTATTACATGTTTGTCTGGCCAAATCATATAACGAGACACTCTTGTACCAAAAGATCTTTCGGGGGCATAACCGTCTATCTTCATGGTTCCATCCATAGGTAAAAGATTTCTTGTTGTATACGAATAGGCCACTCGGATGTTTTCTGTTATGTCATAAGAGGTTCCAATTTTTCCTCCCATAGTATAAGCGGAATCACTTTGGTAACGGATTCCACCGGGAATGGTAAGACTCCTTGTTTCATCTTGGTAGGTTCTTTTGAGTTCCATAAACCCATAAACAAAATCGATTCCTGCACCAATCGCAAAATTACCTCTTTTGTATCCAGCACCAAACGTTGATTTCATGGTCATAAATCTAAAATTTAAATCTTCAACCGCTTTTGTACTTTCGCCAATAATAGGAATATTTATTCCAAAAGTTTCGTTCAATGTCCTTCCGTCTGGTGTTTGTCGTTTGATATTTTTAAACTGACCACCGCCACCACCTTGTGCATACAAAGCAAATCCAATACTTATATTATCCGAAACCGGTTTGATGATCCCGATATAGGGAAGAACAGCTTTCGGATGTTCTACAATTGTATTTCGATACGATCGATTAGGGTCTACATCTACGTATTCATCATTATATTCTATGTTTGGTAAGTGAATTGCAGAACCTAACTCCCATTTGGTTCTTTTGGTTCTCGCTAAATGTGAGGGGTTTGATTCCAAATCCATCACAGATCCACCAATGGCTTGGAAGGCTCCTCCCATCCCGGCTTGTCTGGCACCAAAGGCGGGTTGCATGATTCCATGAAAGGCTTCCAGGTCTGTGTCCGAAAACCGAGGTCCTAAAATTAGAATGAGAATCATTAAATAAATGTAAGTGCGACTCAGAATCATTTACTTAAGGGAAAGATTGAAGCCTAGGCTGTCAAGGGGATAAAACTAAAGAAAAATTGAAAATCCTCTAGAGGCCAAGATTCCAAAGATTGCAATTGATACGGAGATCAGCAGATTGAACCTTCCAAAGAAAGCCGATGTTTTTCTATACCTTTCGTGACGACTGGGATCTGTGGTTAAGTAAACAAAGGTTTTTGGACCTGTTACAAAATCATGATACAAAGAAGATAAAAATAAAACGGTGAACAAACCTATTTTGGTTAAAAACATTAAACCAATGTTAGATGTCCATAATTCTAAACCTGACTCAAAATGGAAAAATCCTTTCTCAAATAATAAACCTGTTCCAGAAACAACAAAAATCAAAAAAATAAAGTAAGATATGTTTCTGAAATGTAATGCTGTTAATTGTAATAACTTTAATTTATGATCTTTGAATTCTAAATTTCGTATCACAGGCATGACAACAATGACATAAAAAATCATTCCACCAACCCAAATCATAGCTGAGAAAATATGGAGAATTAAAAGGATAAAGTAAAACAACATAATTTCTAAAGAATTGAATGTGTTGATTCGTTTGTCGTTTCCTTTTTTTGATTTAGAAATGATCTAAATTTGTAATATATATTTTTCTTTTTTAGAAAAGAAACTTCTTTTGGGATGGGTAAAGTGTATGTCCCAAATTAGAAAAATTCCAGAATTATTATTACCTGCAGGAAGTTTAGAAAAATTAGAAATTGCTTATCTATTTGGCGCGGATGCTGCATACTGTGGTGTTCCTAGATTTTCGTTACGTGCCAGAGAAAATGATTTTACCATGGAGGCTTTGGATGCGGGTGTAAACCTCGCAAGAAAACTTGGTAAAAAAATTTACTTCACGGTGAATAACATTCCAAGAAATTCAAAACTTCCATCCTTTCCAAAATACCTAGACCAGATGGCAACATTAAAACCGGATGCTTTCATTATGGCAGATCCGGGATTGATTTTAATGACCAAAGAATCACATCCTGAAATTGACATTCATATTTCTGTCCAAGCGAACACAATGAACTATGCTGCTGTTAAGTTTTGGAAACAATTTGGAGCCACTCGTGTTATTTTATCTCGTGAAGTATCCATTTCAGAAATTGCAGAAATCAAAAACCAAGTTCCCGATATGGAAATTGAAGTTTTTGTTCATGGATCGATTTGTATTGCTCATAGTGGTCGTTGTTTTATGAGTAATTATTTTAAAAAACGAGATGCCAATCAAGGTTCCTGCAACAATGCATGTCGAGATTTGTATCAAGTTTTTGTCACCAACCCAAAACAAAATGAAGAACCGATGGAACTCATCACAGACGAAGAGGGAACTTTTTTAATGAATTCCAAAGACTTACGTGCCATTGAGTTTTTGCAAGAGCTATGTGATGCGGGTGTTGACTCTGTAAAAGTAGAAGGTCGTACTAAAAACGATTATTATGTGGGAATGGTGGCTCGCAGTTATCGTCATACTTTAGATTCTATTGCACGAGGTGAATCATTTGATAGAAAGTGGTTACAGGAATTGGATAAAGTATCTTCTAGAAAGTACTTCTCTGGTTTTTTAACTCGAGGTATGGAAGATCGTGTCCCGGAAGAAGAAAGAGAATTTCAAAACAATGAATTTGGAACGAGTCTTTTTATGAGCCAAAAGTATGCAGGGCTCGTAAAAGAATATAATTCTGATACACAACGGATTGTCATTGAAGTCAAAAATAAAATCCAAAAAGGAGATGTGATGGAAGTGATCACAGCTTCTGATCCGGATGCATTGTCCTTTACTGTGGATCAAATTTTTTATAAAGAAAAACCTGTGGAAGTGATCAGTGGGGGAATGGGAACTGTGGAACTTGAGGTTCCGTTTGTCATTCCTTCAAAATCGTTTTTAAGTAAAAAATTGTAAGAGAAAATCGGTGGAATCAAATATTAAGGTGTTAGTAACTGCGTAAGTCCCCAAGCGAAGTTAGTCGTCAATTTTTGCGAAAGGGATTGTAGCGTAAATACTGCAATGCAACGGAAGTTAGGTGTATTTGTTCTGGTAGAAAATGAAAACCTTCTGTTGCTTTGCAGATTGGAGCGGAAAGCCCGGTCCAGCACCGGAGGGTGCTGGATTTGCCCCCAATTCCGATTTTTTTCATTTGAGAATTTGTCTAAGGAGAACTGTTAATAGAATATAGAAATGTAAGGTAAGGGTATTGTGAAAAATCTTTTTAAAGTTATTTTTTTCGTTCTGTTTGTGTTTTTCCTCAACTGTGGCAAAGAAGCTAACGAAGAATCGGCGGCTCCTTTAGAATCAGCAAAGATGTCCTCTGATGTGGCTATGGAGAAAAAAGTAGCACCGAGTGCTCCCAGAGCAGAAGAAACTCTTGATGCAGATTCCGCACCCAACCAACTGGGGCAAGTATTTGTTCCCATTCAAAATACTTCAGAACGATTACTTGAATACCAAGTTCAATTGAGTTATCAAACTCAAGACTTAATCAAAACAAGAAAGGACCTTCTAACTTTTATCACCAAATATGGATTTATCGAAAGTAGTTCTGCAGTGAATACAGACTCTCCTTATATGAATTTACGAGTCCATATTCGATCTGAAAAACTTTATGATGCACTGATTGAATTGGATAGTTATGGAGTATTACTGAGTGAAGATATTTCCACTGTAGATCATACGGAAGGAATGGTTTGGCAAAAAATAAAATCGAATCGAGAGAAAATTCGTTTAGGTCGACGTACGAATGCAAACAATCAAACTTCAGGTAATTCTAAAAACTGGGAAGCGATCGAAGAAGCGATTACAGATAGCGAAAACAATTTGGACCAGTCGGAACATGAAATTTGGAAAATCAAAGATAGGGTGAAATGGGCTACATTGAATATCAATTTTTCAAGTCCCATCCCACCCGATAAAATTCAAATACCAACTTATAAAAATGCATTCATAGGAATTCTAAATGTATTTTTAGAATTAACCTATTATCTCATTTGGATGATTCCATTTCTCTTACTTGCTGGTATTTTATACTTCCCTTTGAAAAAGGTTTATCATTACTTTAAAAAGTAATCGAGAGATCGAAGGAAACATAACAACTAAAGGTTACATTCTTTAGTTGTTAACGTTCGTCTTTGGTTGATTTTTTAATTACAACTTCCAGAAGAGAGATTAAACTGTTTTTTCTCTTCTGGATCTGCTATCGTTTTTCCATAGTCACTTTGTAATTTGAAACATGTCATACTGTTTTGTTTTTCTGCTTTTTGAAAACAATCGCAGATGACTGAAGTTTTTTCTTTTGTTGTCAAATTTGGATTGATTTCCGTACTACCAGCTAACTCTTGTTCGCATTTCTGAAGG contains:
- a CDS encoding OmpP1/FadL family transporter — encoded protein: MILSRTYIYLMILILILGPRFSDTDLEAFHGIMQPAFGARQAGMGGAFQAIGGSVMDLESNPSHLARTKRTKWELGSAIHLPNIEYNDEYVDVDPNRSYRNTIVEHPKAVLPYIGIIKPVSDNISIGFALYAQGGGGGQFKNIKRQTPDGRTLNETFGINIPIIGESTKAVEDLNFRFMTMKSTFGAGYKRGNFAIGAGIDFVYGFMELKRTYQDETRSLTIPGGIRYQSDSAYTMGGKIGTSYDITENIRVAYSYTTRNLLPMDGTMKIDGYAPERSFGTRVSRYMIWPDKHVIGISYRTDRFLIDFDIKYVPWSESFNSSKFRLEDVWMRTPIGVETNNFQFNLNWKNQTIFALGAEYKWNDRYTSRMGYSYGKNIIPASGVSPMLGASIEHHVSVGGSVSWNDSTIHIACEYGFPKKTYGGKTSDWTLSHSVYSSTEVHPFQFSYQKQMSIFSIYLGMEQLI
- a CDS encoding U32 family peptidase C-terminal domain-containing protein codes for the protein MSQIRKIPELLLPAGSLEKLEIAYLFGADAAYCGVPRFSLRARENDFTMEALDAGVNLARKLGKKIYFTVNNIPRNSKLPSFPKYLDQMATLKPDAFIMADPGLILMTKESHPEIDIHISVQANTMNYAAVKFWKQFGATRVILSREVSISEIAEIKNQVPDMEIEVFVHGSICIAHSGRCFMSNYFKKRDANQGSCNNACRDLYQVFVTNPKQNEEPMELITDEEGTFLMNSKDLRAIEFLQELCDAGVDSVKVEGRTKNDYYVGMVARSYRHTLDSIARGESFDRKWLQELDKVSSRKYFSGFLTRGMEDRVPEEEREFQNNEFGTSLFMSQKYAGLVKEYNSDTQRIVIEVKNKIQKGDVMEVITASDPDALSFTVDQIFYKEKPVEVISGGMGTVELEVPFVIPSKSFLSKKL
- a CDS encoding DUF4349 domain-containing protein yields the protein MKNLFKVIFFVLFVFFLNCGKEANEESAAPLESAKMSSDVAMEKKVAPSAPRAEETLDADSAPNQLGQVFVPIQNTSERLLEYQVQLSYQTQDLIKTRKDLLTFITKYGFIESSSAVNTDSPYMNLRVHIRSEKLYDALIELDSYGVLLSEDISTVDHTEGMVWQKIKSNREKIRLGRRTNANNQTSGNSKNWEAIEEAITDSENNLDQSEHEIWKIKDRVKWATLNINFSSPIPPDKIQIPTYKNAFIGILNVFLELTYYLIWMIPFLLLAGILYFPLKKVYHYFKK